In the Drosophila biarmipes strain raj3 chromosome X, RU_DBia_V1.1, whole genome shotgun sequence genome, one interval contains:
- the LOC108025915 gene encoding chondroadherin: MCNSWLVLIIALSVVVCLWNSQQTETSKSCPAECICLSQTQVLCNTGGLEQIPLRQLPATVENLALTKNNFPIIKPDSFAGLRALKKLSLDGNNITRIKQFAFRGLPRLKELSIQYTPLQMVAQFAFAGLQNLSTILLSHNQIHRIEGNAFAGTSNIKLILLTNNPLIRIDSSAFSSLTNVGHLILPSGIRSIEQDAFFGMDTVGLLKLAYMDLKEVAPFTFRGLSNVLLLTLQESDLGMICADAFTGLSQVETLQILNNKIDSIEELNFTSTAAIKHLKFFGNHVLETPDPNAIIVDGVEHLQLVSNHFPCGCHIHTLLDGPLAEGAHNLSDFLQKNYCISPLEVNGRVMSELDIDSIGRCSDQLTKGNLGSSAASLALGINSMLLIAVASCAEWRHVRLLANRLAQLLGHVAWRRRRKRRKGN, encoded by the exons ATGTGCAATTCCTGGCTGGTGCTCATAATTGCGCTCTCCGTTGTCGTCTGCCTGTGGAACTCGCAACAAACCGAAACATCCAAATCATGCCCAGCCGAGTGCATCTGCTTGTCCCAGACTCAA GTGCTGTGTAACACGGGCGGCCTCGAGCAGATCCCCCTGCGCCAGCTGCCGGCGACGGTGGAGAACCTGGCGCTGACCAAGAACAACTTCCCCATCATCAAGCCGGACTCGTTCGCCGGCCTGCGGGCGCTGAAGAAGCTCTCGCTGGACGGTAACAACATCACGCGGATCAAGCAGTTCGCCTTCCGCGGCCTGCCGCGCCTCAAGGAGCTCTCCATCCAGTACACGCCGCTCCAGATGGTGGCCCAGTTCGCGTTCGCCGGGCTGCAGAATCTGTCCACCATCCTGCTGAGCCACAACCAGATCCATCGGATCGAGGGCAACGCCTTCGCCGGCACCTCGAACATCAAGCTGATCCTGCTGACCAACAACCCGCTGATCCGCATCGACAGCTCGGCCTTCTCCAGTCTGACGAACGTGGGCCACTTGATCCTGCCCTCTGGCATCCGGAGCATCGAACAGGACGCCTTCTTCGGCATGGACACGGTGGGTCTGCTGAAGTTGGCCTACATGGACCTCAAGGAGGTGGCTCCGTTCACGTTCCGTGGTCTCTCGAACGTGCTGCTGCTCACGCTGCAGGAATCGGATCTGGGCATGATCTGTGCAGATGCCTTCACCGGTCTCAGCCAGGTGGAGACGTTGCAGATCCTGAACAACAAGATCGACTCGATCGAGGAGCTGAACTTCACCAGCACGGCGGCCATCAAGCACCTGAAGTTCTTCGGCAACCATGTGCTGGAGACGCCCGATCCCAATGCGATCATCGTCGACGGGGTGGAGCACCTGCAGCTGGTGAGCAACCATTTTCCCTGCGGCTGTCACATCCACACCCTGCTCGATGGACCCCTGGCCGAGGGGGCCCACAATCTGAGCGACTTCCTGCAGAAGAACTACTGCATATCGCCGCTGGAGGTCAACGGGCGGGTGATGAGCGAGCTGGACATCGACTCCATTGGCCGCTGCTCCGATCAGCTGACCAAGGGCAATCTGGGCAGCTCGGCGGCCTCGCTGGCCCTCGGGATCAACTCGATGCTGCTCATCGCGGTGGCCAGCTGTGCGGAGTGGCGACATGTCCGTCTTCTGGCCAACCGGCTGGCGCAGCTCCTTGGCCACGTGGCCTGGCGAAGGCGTCGGAAACGGCGGAAGGGCAATTAG
- the LOC108025587 gene encoding clumping factor A produces MADGAANSKRDSASRNPMEMAAATQGPTLGAISLSEDAEPSSSSGSGSEQPTSSGETDSEGDANSTSDPDANAMVDNTGDPQTNNLYNPLAGDSDNDLDEVEIYCEETISLLAHEILCCEGDSDSETETETDGDEDTDEAKGSDKLEDILEYGLHNPYQLMFSEEDDENPNASDTEDTENTTPIVSETIVLLEEDQPSEEKPESPSNISSSGGFLVSTNISFE; encoded by the exons ATGGCCGACGGTGCTGCCAACTCGAAGCGGGACAGCGCCTCCAGGAACCCCATGGAAATGGCAGCGGCGACGCagggccccacgttgggcgccatttCCTTGAGCGAGGATGCAGAGCCAtcgagcagcagcggcagtggcagtgAGCAGCCAACCAGCTCTGGGGAAACGGATAGCGAAGGTGATG CCAACAGCACATCCGATCCTGATGCGAACGCCATGGTAGACAATACTGGCGATCCCCAGACAAACAATCTGTACAATCCGCTGGCCGGAGATTCGGACAACGACCTGGATGAGGTGGAGATCTACTGCGAGGAGACCATCTCCCTGCTGGCCCACGAGATTCTCTGCTGCGAGGGCGACAGTGACTCGGAGACGGAAACGGAGACCGACGGCGACGAGGACACCGATGAGGCCAAGGGCAGTGACAAGCTGGAGGACATCCTGGAGTACGGGCTGCACAATCCCTACCAGCTAATGTTCAGCGAAGAGGACGACGAGAATCCCAATGCGAGCGATACAGAGGATACAGAGAACACCACACCGATCGTCAGCGAGACAATCGTCCTCCTGGAGGAGGATCAACCGAGCGAAGAGAAGCCCGAGTCTCCCTCCAATATATCTTCTTCAGGCGGCTTTCTCGTTTCCACTAACATAAGCTTTGAATAA